A part of Solibacillus sp. FSL H8-0538 genomic DNA contains:
- the codY gene encoding GTP-sensing pleiotropic transcriptional regulator CodY, whose product MNLLTKTRKINAMLQASAGKPVNFKEMADTLGDIIESNVFIVSRKGKLLGLSIHQQIENDRIKKMFEERRFPEEYTHNLFNIFETSQNLGIDSDYTAFPIENKDLFKNGLTTIVPIIGGGERLGTLILARINDQFEDDDLILAEYGATVVGMEILREKSEEIEEEARSKAVVQMAINSLSYSELEAIEHIFEELDGNEGLLVASKIADRVGITRSVIVNALRKLESAGVIESRSLGMKGTYIKVLNDKFLNALAEIKMK is encoded by the coding sequence ATGAATTTATTAACAAAAACTCGTAAAATTAATGCGATGCTTCAAGCATCTGCTGGAAAGCCAGTTAACTTTAAGGAAATGGCTGATACATTAGGTGATATTATCGAAAGTAATGTTTTTATCGTTAGTCGTAAAGGTAAGCTTTTAGGCTTATCAATTCACCAACAAATCGAAAACGATCGTATAAAAAAAATGTTTGAAGAGCGTCGATTCCCTGAAGAATACACACACAATTTATTCAACATCTTTGAAACATCTCAAAACCTTGGGATTGATAGTGATTACACAGCATTCCCGATTGAAAATAAAGACCTTTTCAAAAATGGATTAACTACTATCGTACCAATTATTGGTGGCGGCGAGCGTTTAGGTACATTAATTCTTGCACGTATTAACGATCAATTTGAAGATGATGATTTAATCCTAGCTGAATACGGTGCAACGGTTGTCGGTATGGAAATTTTACGTGAAAAATCAGAAGAAATCGAAGAAGAAGCTCGTTCAAAAGCTGTTGTACAAATGGCGATTAACTCGTTATCTTATTCAGAGCTTGAAGCAATCGAGCACATCTTCGAAGAATTAGATGGTAACGAAGGGTTATTAGTTGCTTCTAAAATTGCTGACCGCGTAGGAATTACTCGTTCTGTAATCGTAAATGCATTACGTAAATTAGAATCTGCGGGCGTTATCGAGTCCCGCTCATTAGGTATGAAAGGTACTTATATTAAAGTACTTAATGATAAGTTTTTAAACGCTTTAGCTGAGATTAAAATGAAATAA